A genomic window from Dermacentor silvarum isolate Dsil-2018 chromosome 9, BIME_Dsil_1.4, whole genome shotgun sequence includes:
- the LOC119463653 gene encoding uncharacterized protein K02A2.6-like, producing MAAGSRIREFNLSENSSWVEYVERIELYCAASKLTTDEDKRAVLLSCCGPETYSLIATLVKPSRPPNVDYQVIVDAVKKHANPKPSELYARYVFSKRDQQEGEGVADYVTALRKLSDNCGFGGTKFPLEEMLCDRLVFGISDNVVQQRLLAEKNLTFETAYELAITAEAAVKQQKVIRSNAQEPEFQQELTSKVEMEANKKQPERQKVCFRCLGAHPGWRCRYKDSVCFNCGGKGHLAKACRKKPAEVEAQLEDNKKSAKSEYDDLFSISQLKSGRPKYVITVEIGNEIVPMEVDSGAARSIISMNEFRKLQVAKRIKLDKCDTQLVTWTKEGLDVLGKASVPVKFKDRKFQLPLLVLKNDGNALLGRNWFQPLLISLTGLHNIKVGPQAIMEKFADVFSETFPGANLPRIHIELKEAAQARFLKSRSIPFAMKEEVVAELNRLEELGILKPTQYSDWATPIVVVRKKDGSLRICGDYRSTVNQSVKSLSATISG from the exons ATGGCAGCCGGTAGTCGCATTCGAGAGTTCAACCTCAGTGAAAACTCGTCGTGGGTGGAGTATGTCGAGCGCATTGAGTTGTATTGTGCAGCGAGCAAGCTCACAACGGATGAGGACAAGCGAGCGGTGTTGCTCAGCTGCTGTGGCCCAGAGACGTACTCCCTCATAGCCACTCTCGTGAAGCCGTCGCGACCGCCAAACGTGGACTACCAAGTCATCGTTGATGCAGTAAAGAAGCACGCCAACCCGAAGCCATCTGAACTATACGCGAGGTACGTCTTTTCTAAGCGAGACCAGCAAGAAGGGGAGGGCGTAGCCGACTATGTCACTGCTCTGCGCAAGTTATCCGACAACTGTGGATTTGGCGGAACAAAATTTCCATTAGAGGAAATGTTGTGCGACCGGTTGGTTTTTGGAATCTCGGACAATGTGGTTCAACAACGATTGTTGGCGGAAAAAAATCTGACGTTCGAGACGGCATATGAATTGGCAATCACGGCAGAAGCAGCTGTCAAGCAGCAAAAAGTAATTCGGAGCAACGCACAGGAGCCCGAATTCCAGCAAGAGTTAACGTCGAAAGTAGAAATGGAAGCCAACAAGAAGCAACCAGAAAGGCAGAAGGTTTGTTTCCGCTGTTTGGGAGCGCACCCAGGATGGCGTTGCAGATACAAAGATTCGGTGTGTTTCAACTGCGGCGGAAAGGGGCATTTAGCCAAAGCATGCCGAAAAAAGCCAGCGGAGGTGGAAGCGCAGCTCGAGGATAACAAAAAATCAGCGAAGAGCGAGTACGACGATTTGTTCAGTATCAGCCAATTAAAAAGCGGGAGGCCAAAGTACGTCATCACTGTAGAGATCGGAAATGAAATCGTGCCGATGGAAGTAGATTCTGGAGCGGCCAGGTCGATTATCAGTATGAACGAATTTCGGAAGCTGCAAGTGGCGAAGCGGATCAAGCTGGACAAGTGCGACACGCAACTGGTGACCTGGACAAAGGAAGGTCTGGACGTGCTGGGAAAAGCGTCTGTGCCCGTGAAGTTCAAAGACCGAAAATTTCAGCTGCCGCTACTAGTACTGAAGAACGACGGGAACGCTCTACTGGGCCGAAATTGGTTCCAGCCATTGCTAATCAGCCTAACAGGTCTTCATAACATAAAGGTTGGACCTCAAGCGATAATGGAAAAATTCGCAGACGTGTTCAGTGAAACATTTCCAGGCGCAAATCTGCCACGCATCCACATCGAACTAAAGGAGGCCGCCCAAGCCCGGTTCCTGAAGAGCCGCAGCATTCCGTTTGCTATGAAGGAGGAAGTAGTTGCTGAGTTAAATCGCTTGGAGGAACTGGGAATTCTAAAACCCACCCAATATTCAGACTGGGCAACGCCAATCGTCGTGGTgcgaaagaaggacggctcccTACGAATATGCGGAGATTATAGGAGCACGGTGAACCAGTCCGTAAAAA GCTTGTCAGCAACTATTAGTGGATGA